AGCATATTCAGCAATTTGAGGGAATTCGTTCCTGGTCTAGGGGTGAAGGTGTTGAGAAGCAGGAAGGGTTGACGTTTCAAATCAATGGTCAGCCAATTCTTCACGTTGATTCACAGGGGCGGGCAACTACGTTTACGCCAGAAAAGGTTCAGGAAATGGAGGCAGGTGTTGAACCGAAAGCTGGGATGTCAGGGATGGCAGATGGTTTAATGTCGCCTGAATTGAACCAAGAGAGGGAGTCTGGAGATTCTCAAACTTTGGAGGATTTGACTGGGAAACACCCCAATCGCCAGGAACGCAACGCACAGTTAGAAGTTTTAGCGGAACTGATGGTACCGTTGGTATTGGAGCAACTTAAGCGCGATCGCGTGAGCCGGGAGGACAATCAGCCGCAATCAACGAAGGAGGCACAACCGGAACTGTTTGAAGGGTTCTTTTCGGTTAGTCCCAATCAAGGAGTTGAGAGAACTCGAAAGGAACCTGGAGAGATTCATCCAAGTGTACCTCATCATTCTGGGGAGTCAGTAGGGAGGATAAATCGGCAACCGACAAAGAAGGGTTTGGATGCGGTTATGGAGTCTGTTGAGCGATTGCCGGAGGCTTCGGTTAAGTCTCTGATGCAGGGGTTGACCTCCCAGATGCAGCCGCCGCCGTTGTCTCGTGATTCGTCGATTTCTCAGGTACAGGAATTGGTGCGGGAACGCTTGGGCAAACGTCACAGAGATAAGACTCGTTGGTGGCAAACGCTATCGGTGACGGTGCAATCCTCAATGGCTAAGGTACGGGGTTATTGGCAGCAGTATCGAGCCGCATCTACGCTGAAGCGGTTTGCTCATCAGATTCAGCTACGTTCGGGGCAGATTTATGAGGGGGCTTCCTATCGTCTATCTAAGCAGGGGTTAAGGTACAGGCTTGCTGATCAACAGAATAATCCCCTGATGGAATTTGATGCAACGGTTTTGGGGGTTAGGGTGGATCAGAGGTTGCCGCCATTAGCTGAGGCGGATTTGGCACAGGTGCAACAGTTGGAGGCTTCTGTGGCAGCGTCTCGGCAGCCTGAGGGCGGCTTTCGGTCAATGGCAAACCATGAAGCTGATTATTTGGCACGGGTGAATCGGATTACCCAGGCTTTGAGTGATTATGCCGCGACTCAGGGCGGGAATGTGCGGATTGATGGCAAGTTTTCCTATAAGTGGCGGGCTACGGCTGATGGTCGAGTACGCATCGATGCTAAGGATGGGCGCGGAGCGTTGCTGGCTAAGGCTGGGGGGGAGTTACGCAGCCGCATGGATGAGAAGGATTTGGTGCATTTTGAGCAGGTTTTGAAGGCGCTGGTTGTACAGACTCAACCTGAGTCGGGGGTGTCTGTCGGGAAGCCAAGTCGGAAGATGCAGTTGGAGATGGATTGATTATGAGTTTAGCTGAAGTTACTGTGGCGATTGAGTCGGGTTGTCATGTTGTTTCGCTACAAGCGTCGTTAATTGAGCGGGTGAATGTGATTCGGGCGATTGAGCGGGAGTTAGCGATCGCGTTTGGGTTACCTTGTTATTTGTGGAATTTGGGAGCGGGGCGTTTTCAGGAGTTGTCGCCGTCTGTTTCCCGTCAGGGGAATTCGGATGTGTGCGGTGTGGAGCGATCGCAGCCACTGGATGTGCTGGAGTTTTTGTCTCACCAGCCTGGGTCGGGAGTCTATATTTTAGAAGATTTGCATCCGTTTTTGGATCAGGAAGCCGATGATGTGCCATCTCGGATGGTGGCGGGGCGAGTGGTGTCTCGGCTGATTAATATTGCTTCGGATCGGTCGGGGGGTTCGATATATCTGATTTTACTGGGGTTGCAGAACGTGGAGCTGCCAGAGGTGATTAGGAGCCTGATTCCGGAGGTTTGGTATCCTTTGCCGGATTATCAGGAGAGAGAGGCGATGCTGCGCCAGTTTTTACCTCAGATTGAATCGGGAGTCGATTTAGAGATAGTTCCTACATTAGCGCAACGAGCAGGTGGGCTGTCTATTGAGGAGATTAAGATGAGTTTGCGCTTGGCTGTGGCGAAAAGTGGTGGTTCTTTGGCTTCAAAGGGGGTGGGTTTACTGCTGGATTTTAAGGTGGAGCGCTTGAAGCAGTTTGATTTGGCGTTTACACCGTCACCCGATGTGTCGGATTTTGGTGGGATGGATCGGATTCGGGACGCTATTGATGGGGTGAAGCGGGATTACACTCAGGCGGCTAGGCGGTTGGGGATTCCTTTGCCCAAGGGGTGGTTGCTGGTGGGTCCTCCGGGGACGGGGAAGACGTTGGTTTGCCAGTTCTGTGCTAAGATGCTGGAGTTTCCGCTGATTAGCGTAGATACGGGTGCGATCGCGGCGGGCGGTGCGTCTTATTTGCGGCGGTTAATTGACCGGGTGGAGGCATCGGCACCGGCTGTGGTTTATTTGGATGAGTTTGATAAGCTGTTTCCTGATCCCGGTGTTCCGGCTGATGTGAAGCAGCGCCAGGTGCTGGGATTTCTGCTGACGTGGTTACAGAATAAGGTTTCTCAGACATTTGTGATTGCTACGCTGAATCGGTTGGATGCTTTGCCGCCGGAGTTAACACGCTTGGGGCGGTTTGATGAGATTTTCTATGTGGATTTCCCCCAAGCGGGTGAGCGTAAGGATATTTTACACTTACATTTAGCACGATTTGACCGCCGCTATCGCCATGGCTCGGTGTTGACGATGAAGGAATGGCGGATTCTGCTGTCTCGCACGGTTAATTGTACGGGGGCTGAGTTGGCGGGGATGGTGGAGAAGGCAGCTAAGCGGCAGTTCCATGCTGGGGCGAGGGAAATTGTTTTGGGGTTGGATGAGCTGATGGCGGCGCGGGAAGAGATTACTCCGCTGTATATGGCGGATACGGATCGCCTGCTGCGGATGCGGAATGCGGCAAAACGGATGGCGACTTCGGCGGCGTCTGTGGATGATTCAGCGTATGCGCCACCGCCGATGACGTTGTGGGGGAATGTAGAGGGGGATTCGAGTGTTTTTTCTTCAGGAACAGATGTTAATGCCATTCTCCCTGAAGGGTAAAGGCTGCCCAATAATAAGGGTTTTGCCAATCAACATTACTTTGCCACATGGCTAATTGTGCCTGTCGCAAGGCTTCGGCTGGAGGCAGATTTTCTTGGAGATATTTTTGATAAAATTGGCTCATTAGTTCAGCAGTTGATGCATCATTAACGTTGTAGAGTTGACCTAGACTGTTGAGAATGGCGACTTCTGTGGCTTTGGCACTTGCTTGCAGCCATCTATGATGTTTGGGTTGCGATCGCAGCTGATAAATCCCACAGACGGGCAGTTTCATCACCACATCTTCCCTGACAAGAGACAAGGTTTAACTTGTAATCTTTTTTAAAGAACCATCCAACCTTCTGGCTATTGAAGTCAACTTAACGGTTCACTGGACAGTTGAAACCGCTGCTACACTTGCCTTACATCCGCCGGAGTCTCCCCTCGAACAACACTAATCGAACAACACTAAGGGCGGCTGCCCATAAGTTATACAATAACAGTAAGAATCGATACTCAAAGGTTATACCGTGCCAAAACTGACGATTGAAGTCCCTGAAGAAAACAAGGAGCGTCTGCAAACGCTTCTGGTTCGTAGCCAAGCAGGTGAACTGACGCCGAGTGAACAACAGGAACTTAATCAGTATCTAGCGATTGAGGACATTGAGGAGACGAGAGCATTTACACCGTCTCAATCTTTGGGTTCAGGGTATCACGATGATAGTTCGCCCAACCTGTTTACACAGAACAGTTCTCTAACACAATCGGTGTCAGAGGTAGGAATGATGGGACAGTCATTGGCAAAGGGAAACCAATCCCCTGATACCCCAGAAACCTATATCAGGCTGATTCTGGAACCTCAACACAAGAAAACTCTGGAAAAGGCGGCGGCTAAACGGTGTTTAACTCTGAGTGAATATTTACTTGAACTTGTTCTGGATGCAGCGACTCAGGAATTAGCGACTCCAGAACCCATGGTTTTAGATGAACAAGACTGGGATATCTTTGCCTCTGCTTTGAAAAATCCACCTGAACCCAATAGGGTTTTAAAAGAGGCGTTTAAAAGGCATCAAAATTAATCGGGGAATGGGTAACTGTATGACAGAAATGGTGTAGCATCTATTGTTTTGTAAACAGGAATCGTCTTGAGGTGACATGGATATTTAAACCGATAGATAACTCGGTAAACCGGGATAACTTTGACTGCGGCGTTCCGGAATTAAATGACTATCTTAAAAAATATGCTAAACAAAATCATCAAAAGGGTATCGCTAAAACCTTCGTAGCCATTCCCGAAGAGGGAGAACCGAATGTTGCGGGTTATTATTCGGTGAGTATGTCAGAAATTCAACGGGAGTTGATGCCGAAAAGTTATGGGAAAGGATTGCCTCGTTATCCGGTTCCAGCGATGCGGATGGGAAAACTGGCAGTTGATTCCTCTATGCAGGGTAAAAAGTTGGGAGAAGCTTTGCTGATGGAGTGCTTGCGTCGTGCGATTCGCATTTCTCAGGATGTGGGTATTTTTGCGGTTGTAGTTGATGCACTGAATGAGGAGGCTAAGGCGTTTTATTTGAGATATGGTTTTATCGCGTTACCAAGTAATTCGCTGTCATTATTTATTCCTTTGAAAACAGTAGCAAAGGCGATGGGTTCGTAGTGAAGGAACCTTCGCCCATTGCCCATAATTGCAATGCTGCAATAACAGAGGTTTCAGGTGTTTTTATTAGGGGTGTTTGACCGGAAATGATATTAATTGTCTCCGCAGTGCAGAGACAATTTCTGGGTCATGTTCTTTTTAGCAAATCCTGTGACTAAGCTGTTCGGCATTTAAACCTTAATGTCAATAATGGTGAAATCCTTGTAGTGCGAGCATCTTGCTCGCTACTAATACCCAATTTAAATGCATGACAGCTTATATCCCAATTAAGCCGCGATCGCTCTCTTCTGGGAGCCTATCATGAAAGAAAGTCAGCTAGAGGATAGCTGGGGTTGTCAACCACGTTACAACTTCTGTTCAACGTATAAGTTGGTGGATACAATTAAACTGGGCGCACGTCGGTGCGCCCCTACATAATAATGGCATATTTGGATTTAACGCCATTCTCCCTGAAGGGTAAAGGCTGCCCAAAAATAAGGGTTTCGCCAATCAATATTTTCACTTTGCCACATCGCTAATTGTGCTTGTCGCAAGGCTTCAGCAGGAGGCAGATTTTCTTGCAGATATTTTTGATAAAATTTGCTCATGAGGGGGAAGTTGATAGTTGGTGATGCTATCTTTAGTGACTGCCCATAGGTAACTGCGCTCTTCACCAAGGGAGTATTGTAATAAGATTGTGTCTTTATCCAGGAGTTGTTGTTGGACTTGGGTTAAGGTCAAAGGTTGAGGATATTGAAGCGCACCGTAGTTAGGACTTTTCAAGCGAATCTCGTCTTGAAGATTTTTATATTTAGACCAAACCGTTTGTCGGGTTTGTTCAAGTTGGTCGGCTTGTGCTTGGCTATAATAACCTCTGGATAACTCAATTCTACGTTTTTCTATTCCATCGAGTTCTTCTTGTAAATTGCGCTCTTGTTCGAGTAATTGTGGATCAACGCCTTGGCGGATATCGACATTCGCTTCGGCGAGGAGTTCGATTAGGCTTCTAGCACGGGAACGTTCGCTGGCGTAGAATGCTTGGGCATCATAGCCTTTGGTGGGGTCTTTTTGATGCAGTTGCATTAAAATATCAATGTATGTTTCATAAATATTTTGTTGAGAAGAAAAATAAGTGGTACGGAAGTCTGGACTAATCAAATATGTTCGGTAATTTTCGACAATATCAATGGCTGATTGAATATCAGTAAATGCTTCTTGCAAATTACCTTGTTTACTCTTTAACACAGCTATATTGGCAAGAATGCTTGCTTGAGAATCGTTTGTCTCTCTCCTGCGACTTTCTGTTAAAGCTTGCTGATAAAACTTTAAAGCTTCTTGCTCTTGCCCTAAATGTTGATAAACAACTCCAATAGAATTAAGAATTGATAATAAATGACAGGAGGATATATGAGCGAGTGGAAGAGCTTGATAATAATAATCTAATGCTTGGCGTCTTATTTCATTTAATGACCTTCCACTGGTCAGATTATCTATATTAGGTATTTGCTCTTTATTGTAGGGATGAGCAATTTTTAAGTAAACTCCACCTATACTGCTTAGAGAAACAGCTTCACTACATTTATCATCAACTTGATGACTAATAGCTAAAGCTTCCTGATAGTAATCAAGTGCCTGCTGATAGTGTCTGTCTCCCTCTGATAAGGAGCCAAGACCACGAAGAGCTTTCATTTTTTCTTCGGGGTCATCAACTTGTTGATAAATTTCTAGAGCTTGCTGGTACAAAGGTAAGGCTTGCTCTATCTGGTTGAAGCCAAAATAAGAAGCTGCAAGCAAATTAAGAATATGTCCTTCTTTTTTTTTATTGCCTAGTTGTTGCCATATTGTTAAAGCTTGCTTCAACTTAAATCTAGCCTCTTCAAATTTTTGGTTTTTCCACAAAGAACCAAACTCCAATTCTATATTTATTGCCTCAATACATAACTTTAAAACTTCATTTGAATCGAAATTAGAGTTTCCCGGATTACCACAACCTGTAATAGTTTGATTTTGGAAATCAATAGTTTGTGCCTGTACCAAACCAAAGGGAAATTTATTACCCAGCGCCATTAAAGGTAAAAAGAGTGTAACCAAAAAACTTGGAGTCAACTTATGGATAAATTCAAGCATAACTAACATAGAAAAACTCAATTAAAATCCCATACACATATGCTTTCTCTAGGTAATGGACACCTCATGGGTAAATTTCTATTGCCATAAAGCTTAAGTACCTGCAAATTATTCAAAGACGATAAAAAAGTTATATCTTGAATTTTATTACTCCTTAAATCAAGTACAAGTAAATTTTGTAGAGAAGAGAGAGGTGAAACATCTGTAATTTGATTTTCCCATAGCCCTAATTTCTGTAAATTAATTAGAGATGATAAAGGAGTTACATCCTTGATTTGATTATTACCTAAAAATAATATCTGTAGATTAATTAAATGTGATAGAGGTGTTATATCTTCAAGTTCCTGATTGTGAAAAATATAAATCTTTTGTAAATTAATTAGATTGGATAAAGGTGAGAGATTTTCGATTTCATTGCCAACAAGATAAAGTTCTTCTAAATCAGTCAGGGAAGACAAAAAACTTATGTCTTTTATTCCATTTTCGTTAAGAGCAAGTAATTTAAGATTAATTAATAAGGATAAACTGCTCAAGTTTTCTAGATTCGGAGTAGCATTAATGTGCAGTTCCTGTAAATCAGTTAGATTAGATAGAGGAGTTAAATCAATATTACGGCTATACTGAGCAGCAATATCAGGGCTATAACCAGAAAAGCCGAGATGGTGAAGAATTAGCACCCGCAAATTTTTTAGAGAAGCAAGGGGAGTTAGATCGGTAATTACGTTACCTGAGAGATGAAGATTTTCTAAATTTGTCAACGAAGCAAGAGGAGTTAAATCTAGGGGGGTTTCTCCATGCTTAATAATATTACGGTGATTGTGAATAGTTCCATGCTCCAGATAAAGCGTTCTTAAATTAACTAATGATGATAAAGGAGTTAACTCTCTGATTTCGTTGTAGGCTAAATCAAGCTCTTCTAGATGAGTAAGAGATGATAGGGGATTTAAGTCTTCTATAGATTGGTTAGAAATAGAAAGATCAAGAGGTTGGTTAGAAAGATCAAGACTCGTTTGATTCAACAATTTCTGGTGAGCTTGTTGACAATCTTGTAAGCGAATCCTTTCAAGAATTACTTCAACAGTATATTTCGCTTCTGGAGTTAAACTGTCTCGATTCTGACACCAATCGAGAAAGGTTTTCATTTCTCTTGTTGTATTTGATGCTTGTTGAGTTTCGGACTGTTGGGCAAATTCTCCTACTTGAGAAGAACCCTCTATTTCTCTCTCACCCGTTTCCTGTCTTGTTGATGTCTGCCAACTTTGAGCAGATACAGGGGATGAGAACAACACACTCATCCCTAAAGTCGTAGAGATACAAGCGGAGAGTAGTTTTGGGTAAGCCATAGAATTTAATCCTTTATCTCAATAGCAAATTGTCAAATCATCATTAAACAGTTAACGCCACTCCCCCTGAAGGGTAAAGGCTGCCCAAAAATAAGGGTTTCGCCAATCAATATTTTCACTTTGCCACATCGCTAATTGTGCCTGTCGCAAGGCTTCAGCAGGAGGGAGATTTTCTTGCAGATACTTTTGATAAAAGAGTTTCATCAGTTCGGCGGTTGATTCATCATTCACATTCCATAACGAAGCAATAACTCTGGGTGAACCTGCATACATAAAGCCTCTTGTCAACCCCACAATTCCTTCCCCTTTGACATTTTCCCCACTCCCCGTTTGACAAGCACTTAACACCACCAGTTCTGCCGGAAGATTCAGGTTGAAAATATCATTCAGGCGTAAGAACCCGTTTTGTGAGTTGCCTTGTCGGTCTACTAAGGATACAACTAATCCTGATAGTTCGGGGTAGTCGGGATTGAGTACGCCATGGGTAGCAAAATGAATAATTTGATAGTTACTTAAATCCGGTCGTTTAACCGTGTTTAAGTTGGCGTCAAACTCGAAAAAACTCACGCTGGATTTGCCTGGTAGGAGTTGAAGGATGGTATCGGCTTCGGTGCGGGTAAAGGGGAGACGTTTGAATTCAATATCTGAGGTGGTGGCTGACCGTTCTAAACTGAGTGAGGCGAGGTTTTCTGTACCGCGATTATTGTTAGATGGAGGGTTGGTTTTGCCGATAATGTCGTTATCGTCTGGGGAGAAGATGGGGTCGGCGATAATGGCAAGGGTATTGGGGGCAGTAGTGCGTTGAGTGAGTTGGTTGCGGTTGATGGCAACGGTGGAGGCGGAGGGGAGATGGATAACTTGATGCTTGGTGAGTAAGGGTTGATAGTCGGAAGGATTTATAGATAGGGCGGAAAAGGGAATGTAATGGAGTTGACCATCTGGGACAATTAGTAGGCGTTTTTGGGACAGGTGAGCCAGATTGGGGAGAATCAGTTGAGTGAGTTGGTTGGAGGCTGGGATAATTTCGCCAAATGCAGCGTCTCTATAGGTTGTCTGGCTCAAGAAGGCTTTAGCGGCTGTTTCAATTTCGCTTCTGGGGGGAAGTTGGTAGCTGGTGATGTTATCTTTGGTGACTGCCCAGAGGTAACTGCGGTCTTCTCCGAGGGAGTATTCTAGAAGTACGGTATCCTCATCAAGTACCTGTTGTTGAATCTGTTGTAGGGTTAACGGTTCAGGATACTTGAGTTCAGCGTAACGGGGGCTAGCGATGCGGATTTTGGCTTCGAGTTGGTTGAGTTGGTTGAGTTGGGTGTCGATTTTTTGTTGAATGTCGTCGAGTTCGGTTTGGCTGTGTTGAGTGCTAAGGAGTTGATACTTGCGATACTCTAAGTCGTTGAGTTGTTGAGTGAGGGTGCGTTCTTGTTCTAGGAGTTGGGGGTTAACGCCTTGGCGGATATCGGCGTTGGCTTCGGTGAGGAGTTCGATAAGACTTCTAGCGCGAGAACGTTCACTGGCGTGGAAGGCTTGAGCATCATATCCTTTATTAGGGTTTTGCTGGTGCAGTTGCATTAATAGGTCGATGTAGAGTTGGTAATAGTCTTGGTTACGGGCGAAGTAGGATTGGCGCAGTTGTTGGCTGGCGATTTGGGTGCGGAGTTGTTCAATAATATTGATAGCGGTTTCGATTTCGGTTTTGGCGGCGGTGAGGTTATTTTGTCGGCGGTTTAGGGTGGCTTGGTTGTAGAGGATATTGGCTTCTTCGCTTTTGTAACCTAGTCGGCGGGATAAGGGTAAGGCTTGGTTGTAGTAGTCTTGGGCTGTAGAATTCTCACCGGATGAAGCGTGTACTTTACCGATTTGATTGAGGATTGTGGTTTCTTTGACTTGATCATTGAGGTATCGAGAGATACTCAGGGCTTGTTTGTAGGTATTGAGGGCGCTTGACCAGTCTTTTGATGTGGTGTAGATGCTGCCCATGCCGATTAGGGTAGAGGTTTCGGCGGCTAGGTTCCCCCCGCTTCGGGAGATAGTGAGGGCTTGTTTGTAGGAGTCAAGAGCGTTTTCCTGTTGTCCGAGAGTGATGAAAGTAGCTGCCATGTTGTTGAAGATGGTAGCTGCACCTCCTTTATCGTTGAGTTGATACAACAGGGGTAAGGCTTGGTTATAAAAGTCTAGGGCGTTTTGCGGGTCGGCTAATTCGTTGTAGAGTTGACCCAGGCTGTTGAAAATAGCAGCTTCTGTGGCTTGAGAACCAGTTTGTTGGGATATGGGTAAGGCTTGGTTATAGAAGTCTAGGGCGGTTTGGAATTGTCCGAAATTGGCGTGAATGTTGCCGATTGATAAGAGAATTTGGGCTACTTTGACGTGGTTGTTATCTTCACGATAGAGTTCAAGGGATTCTTCTAATTTTCGAATTGCCAGTTGTCTCAACTCGATGGTGCCTTGCTGGGTGAGTTGAATTCCTTCGTTTAATGTCTTTTCTGGGGCGTAAGCGACTATCGCGGCTGATACGTCCCACAGACGGGCGGTTCCGTCCCGACTAGCAGTGAGAATTTGGCTGCCGTCAGGGCTAAATACGGCATTGTTAACCATAGCGTCATGTCCCTGGAATACAGCTAGGAGATTACCTTTGGTATCCCACAGACGGACTGTTCCATCCCAACTAGCAGTGAGGATTTGGCTCCCATCCAGGCTAAATACGGCACTTTCGACAGACTCTTCATGCCCTTGGAACACTACAAGGAGATTACCTTTTGCATCCCACAAACGGGCGCTTCCATCATAACTGGCAGTGAGAATTTGGCTGCCATCAGGGCTAAATACTGCACTGGTAACAGCATTTTCATGCCCCCGAAACAGGGCTAGGAGATTGCCTGATTTATCCCACAAACGGGCGCTTCTATCACTTCCATCATTGCTGGCAGTGAGGATTTGACTGCCATCCGGACTAAATATTGCACTGCTAGAATAATGATCACCCCGGAACACAGTCAAGAGATTCCCTTTTGTATCCCACAGGCGAACCGTTTTATCCATACTGGCGGTGAGGATTTGGCGGCTATCCGGGCTAAATATTGCACTGATAACAGTATTTTCATGTCCTCGGAACACGGTCAAGAGATTCCCTTTTGTATCCCACAGACGAGCAGTGTTATCGGAACTGGCGGTGACAATTTGAAGACCATCGGGGCTAAATACTGCACTTTGGACTGTACCCTTATGCCCCTGGAACTCTACAAGAAGATTGCCAGAAGTATCCCACAGGCGGGCAGTTGTCTCACTGGCGATGAGGATTTTGCTCCCGTCGGGGCTAAATACTGCACTATTGACGCTCTCCTCAGTCCCTCGGAATTCGGTAAGTTCGTTATTCTTCGATACGCCTATTTGAAAGGTTTGCAGGGTAGCCATTTGCTGAGCTTGGGCAGTGACCGCAACTGACAAGTCCCACAGATTGGCACTATAGTCCCCACTAGCAGTGAGAATTTGTTTACCATTGGGGCTAAATACTGCACTGGTGACATACTTCTCATGCCCTTGAAACACAGCTATAAGCTGACCAGAAGTATCCCACAGACGGATAATTTTATCATGGCTAGCCGTGAGGATTTGACTGCCATTGGGGCTAAATACCGCACTGCTGACTCCACCTTCAACCGCACCTTTATGCCCCCCAAATACGGCTAGCAGTTTACCAGAGGTATCCCACAAGCGAGCGGTTCCATCAATGCTAGCGGTAAGGATTTGGCTGCCGTTGGGATTAAACACTGCACTCAATAGTCCTCCCTCATGCCCCTGGAATACAGTTAGGAGATTTCCCGAAATATCCCACAGGAAGGCGAGTTTGTCATAACTGGCGGTAAGGATTTGTTTGCCATCGGGGCTAAATACTGCACTGGTGATTACTTCCCTATGCCCCTGGAACTCCCTGAGAAGATTACCTGAAGTATCCCACAAGTGGGCAGTTCTATCTGCACTAGCTGTAAGGATTTGTCTGCCATCAGGGCTAAATACTGCACTTAATACTACTTGTCTGTGCCCTTGAAACTCTCTGAGAAGATTACCTGAAGTATCCCACACGCGGATGGTTCCTCCACTAGCTGTAAGGATTTGTCTGCCATCCGGGCTAAATACTGCGCTGCTAACCCCATCCTCATGCCCCCGGAATACAGTAAGAAGATTTCCTGATGTATTCCACAGGCGAGCGGTTTTATCATCACTAGCCGTGAGGATTTGACTGCCATCGGGGCTAAATACTGCACTTGAGACTACTCCCTCATGCCCATGAAACATGGTCAGTTGAGCGTTGTGCCTGTATACTTCTTCCTGAAAGCTTTGGAGGACAGATGTTTGCTCAGCTTGGGCAGCGACCACTGCTGACAAGTCCCACAGGCGGGCGGTTCCATCACCACTGGCAATGAGGAGCTGATTCCCATCGGGGCTAAATACTGCACTGTTAACATAATCCTCAGTCCCCCGGAAAATGGCTAGTAGATTGCCTTTGGTATTCCACAGGGCGGTTTTAAACAAACTGATAGCAAGGATTTGGTTGCCATCCGGGCTAAATACAGCTTCCCTTATGTCATACTCACGACTCTGGAATTCTGCAAGGAGGTTGCCAGAAGTATCCCACAGGCGGGTGGTTTCATCAGCGCTGGCCGTCAGAATTTGGCTCCCATCCGGGCTAAATACTGCACTGAAAACTGAATCTTTATGTCCCTGGAACACAGCTAGAAGATTGGCTTTGGTATCCCACAGGCGGGCGGTTTTATCAGCGCTGGCCGTCAGAATTTGGCTCCCATCCGGGCTAAATACTGCACTGAAAACTGAATCTTTATGTCCCTGGAACACAGCTAGAAGATTGGCTTTGGTATCCCACAGGCGGACTGTTTTATCATCGCTGGTAATCAG
The nucleotide sequence above comes from Coleofasciculus chthonoplastes PCC 7420. Encoded proteins:
- a CDS encoding CHAT domain-containing protein, whose protein sequence is MLADYSRKVHRCVALMMGVVFATATSTQVSAQSRTDWLSQSSVTEAPTASGDGQSVEAPGGQLAIFLGHQESVYSALFSPDGSQILTASHDKTARLWDIKGNLLTVFQGHEGGVFSAVFSPNGSQILTASADETTRLWDTKGNLLAVFQGHEKYVNRAVFSPDGSQILITSDDKTVRLWDTKGNLLAVFRHEREVKSAVFSPDGSQILITSDDKTVRLWDTKGNLLAVFRHEREVKSAVFSPDGSQILITSDDKTVRLWDTKANLLAVFQGHKDSVFSAVFSPDGSQILTASADKTARLWDTKANLLAVFQGHKDSVFSAVFSPDGSQILTASADETTRLWDTSGNLLAEFQSREYDIREAVFSPDGNQILAISLFKTALWNTKGNLLAIFRGTEDYVNSAVFSPDGNQLLIASGDGTARLWDLSAVVAAQAEQTSVLQSFQEEVYRHNAQLTMFHGHEGVVSSAVFSPDGSQILTASDDKTARLWNTSGNLLTVFRGHEDGVSSAVFSPDGRQILTASGGTIRVWDTSGNLLREFQGHRQVVLSAVFSPDGRQILTASADRTAHLWDTSGNLLREFQGHREVITSAVFSPDGKQILTASYDKLAFLWDISGNLLTVFQGHEGGLLSAVFNPNGSQILTASIDGTARLWDTSGKLLAVFGGHKGAVEGGVSSAVFSPNGSQILTASHDKIIRLWDTSGQLIAVFQGHEKYVTSAVFSPNGKQILTASGDYSANLWDLSVAVTAQAQQMATLQTFQIGVSKNNELTEFRGTEESVNSAVFSPDGSKILIASETTARLWDTSGNLLVEFQGHKGTVQSAVFSPDGLQIVTASSDNTARLWDTKGNLLTVFRGHENTVISAIFSPDSRQILTASMDKTVRLWDTKGNLLTVFRGDHYSSSAIFSPDGSQILTASNDGSDRSARLWDKSGNLLALFRGHENAVTSAVFSPDGSQILTASYDGSARLWDAKGNLLVVFQGHEESVESAVFSLDGSQILTASWDGTVRLWDTKGNLLAVFQGHDAMVNNAVFSPDGSQILTASRDGTARLWDVSAAIVAYAPEKTLNEGIQLTQQGTIELRQLAIRKLEESLELYREDNNHVKVAQILLSIGNIHANFGQFQTALDFYNQALPISQQTGSQATEAAIFNSLGQLYNELADPQNALDFYNQALPLLYQLNDKGGAATIFNNMAATFITLGQQENALDSYKQALTISRSGGNLAAETSTLIGMGSIYTTSKDWSSALNTYKQALSISRYLNDQVKETTILNQIGKVHASSGENSTAQDYYNQALPLSRRLGYKSEEANILYNQATLNRRQNNLTAAKTEIETAINIIEQLRTQIASQQLRQSYFARNQDYYQLYIDLLMQLHQQNPNKGYDAQAFHASERSRARSLIELLTEANADIRQGVNPQLLEQERTLTQQLNDLEYRKYQLLSTQHSQTELDDIQQKIDTQLNQLNQLEAKIRIASPRYAELKYPEPLTLQQIQQQVLDEDTVLLEYSLGEDRSYLWAVTKDNITSYQLPPRSEIETAAKAFLSQTTYRDAAFGEIIPASNQLTQLILPNLAHLSQKRLLIVPDGQLHYIPFSALSINPSDYQPLLTKHQVIHLPSASTVAINRNQLTQRTTAPNTLAIIADPIFSPDDNDIIGKTNPPSNNNRGTENLASLSLERSATTSDIEFKRLPFTRTEADTILQLLPGKSSVSFFEFDANLNTVKRPDLSNYQIIHFATHGVLNPDYPELSGLVVSLVDRQGNSQNGFLRLNDIFNLNLPAELVVLSACQTGSGENVKGEGIVGLTRGFMYAGSPRVIASLWNVNDESTAELMKLFYQKYLQENLPPAEALRQAQLAMWQSENIDWRNPYFWAAFTLQGEWR